The Haloplanus sp. CK5-1 genome contains a region encoding:
- the yqeC gene encoding selenium cofactor biosynthesis protein YqeC: MNLVEALSADTELVCVVGAGGKKTTLYALATRLDRAVVTATVRIPIFDDRVADVRVTRDPVGALRTADRWPLGLVPERERDDRYLGYDRETVTAIRATKEAGTVLAKADGARTRLLKAPDDREPQVPATADTVIPVASAKVVGKPLAPEHVHRPDRVADLTGLDLGDTIGPTDVGTVLAHRLGGRKRVPSTATVVPLVNMVDDEELAGTGREIAAAVHDRADVARVVLGRMNEPTVVDVVE; the protein is encoded by the coding sequence ATGAACCTCGTCGAGGCACTCTCGGCCGACACGGAACTCGTCTGCGTCGTCGGTGCGGGGGGCAAGAAGACGACGCTGTACGCGCTCGCGACCCGGCTGGACCGGGCCGTCGTCACCGCGACCGTCCGCATCCCCATCTTCGACGACCGGGTCGCCGACGTACGCGTCACCCGCGACCCCGTGGGGGCGCTCCGGACAGCCGACCGGTGGCCGCTGGGACTCGTCCCCGAACGCGAACGCGACGACCGCTATCTCGGCTACGACCGCGAGACCGTCACCGCCATCCGCGCGACGAAGGAGGCGGGGACGGTGCTCGCGAAGGCGGACGGCGCGCGGACGCGCCTGCTGAAAGCGCCGGACGACCGCGAGCCACAGGTGCCGGCGACCGCCGATACCGTGATCCCGGTCGCCAGCGCCAAGGTCGTCGGCAAGCCCCTCGCGCCGGAGCACGTCCACCGCCCCGATCGAGTGGCCGACCTCACCGGACTCGACCTCGGCGACACGATCGGTCCGACCGACGTGGGGACCGTCCTCGCGCACCGACTGGGCGGCCGCAAGCGCGTCCCGTCGACCGCGACGGTCGTCCCGCTGGTGAACATGGTCGACGACGAGGAGCTGGCCGGGACGGGCCGCGAGATAGCCGCCGCGGTCCACGACCGCGCCGACGTGGCCCGGGTCGTCCTCGGGCGGATGAACGAGCCGACGGTCGTCGACGTGGTCGAGTAG
- a CDS encoding DUF7411 family protein gives MDAALLYSGGKDSTLAALSLDPFYDVTLVTGTFGVTDDWRHARSAADRLGFPFRTLDLNATVAADAVDQMLADGYPRNGIGAVHDHALERAADLDVAAVADGTRRDDRVPSLSRAEARSLEDRRGVDYLAPLAGFGRGAVDRVVDGRLDVTAGPSESVPSADYEAELRALLADREGPDAVADVFPDHEQTRVRGPRP, from the coding sequence ATGGACGCCGCCCTCCTCTACAGCGGCGGCAAGGACTCGACGCTCGCAGCGCTCTCGCTCGATCCCTTCTACGACGTGACGCTCGTCACGGGGACGTTCGGCGTTACCGACGACTGGCGACACGCCCGATCGGCGGCCGACCGACTCGGCTTCCCCTTCCGGACCCTCGACCTCAACGCCACCGTCGCCGCCGACGCGGTCGACCAGATGCTCGCCGACGGCTACCCGCGCAACGGGATCGGGGCGGTCCACGACCACGCACTCGAACGCGCCGCCGACCTCGACGTCGCGGCGGTCGCCGACGGCACCCGACGCGACGACCGCGTCCCCTCGCTCTCCCGGGCAGAGGCCCGGAGCCTCGAGGACCGACGCGGCGTCGACTACCTCGCCCCGCTCGCCGGCTTCGGTCGGGGAGCGGTCGATCGGGTCGTCGACGGCCGCCTCGACGTGACCGCCGGCCCCAGCGAGTCGGTGCCGAGCGCCGACTACGAGGCCGAACTCCGGGCGTTGCTCGCCGACCGCGAGGGCCCCGACGCCGTCGCCGACGTGTTCCCCGACCACGAACAGACCCGCGTCCGTGGCCCGCGGCCCTGA
- a CDS encoding DNA-binding protein: MSGNPDDERIEELRQQKMEELKEQAQEGGAGGRGEGQEAARQQAEAQKEALLKQHLTDGARQRLNAVQMSKPQVADQVEQQVVALARSGRIQDRIDEDQMRKLLKELTPDNSFDIQRR; this comes from the coding sequence ATGAGTGGCAACCCCGACGACGAACGGATCGAAGAGCTTCGCCAGCAGAAGATGGAGGAACTGAAAGAGCAGGCCCAAGAGGGCGGTGCCGGCGGCCGTGGCGAGGGCCAGGAGGCCGCGCGCCAGCAGGCCGAGGCCCAGAAGGAGGCCCTCCTGAAACAACACCTCACCGACGGCGCGCGCCAGCGGCTCAACGCCGTCCAGATGTCGAAACCGCAGGTCGCCGACCAGGTCGAACAGCAGGTCGTCGCGCTCGCCCGAAGCGGCCGTATCCAGGACCGCATCGACGAGGACCAGATGCGGAAGCTGCTGAAGGAGCTCACCCCCGACAACAGCTTCGACATCCAGCGACGCTGA
- a CDS encoding 30S ribosomal protein S19e — translation MVTLYDVPADELIDELADRLEDRVDDPEWANYAKTGSSKELPPQQDDFWAVRAASLLRKVAVDGPVGVDRLSTAYGDRKQGSTRYRVAATHTEAGSKNIIRTILQQLEDEDLVSTAQGEGRVATPEGRSLLDQVANDVLDDLDRPDLEKYA, via the coding sequence ATGGTAACCCTCTACGACGTCCCGGCGGACGAGCTCATCGACGAGCTCGCCGACCGGCTCGAGGACCGCGTCGACGACCCCGAGTGGGCGAACTACGCCAAGACCGGCTCCAGCAAGGAGCTCCCTCCCCAGCAGGACGACTTCTGGGCGGTTCGCGCGGCCAGCCTCCTGCGGAAAGTCGCCGTCGACGGCCCCGTCGGGGTCGACCGCCTCTCGACGGCGTACGGCGACCGCAAACAGGGCTCGACCCGCTACCGCGTCGCTGCCACGCACACCGAGGCCGGCAGCAAGAACATCATCCGGACGATCCTCCAGCAACTCGAAGACGAGGACCTCGTCTCGACCGCGCAGGGCGAGGGTCGCGTCGCCACGCCGGAGGGCCGGAGCCTCCTCGATCAGGTGGCCAACGACGTGCTCGACGACCTCGACCGGCCGGACCTCGAGAAGTACGCGTAG
- a CDS encoding lysylphosphatidylglycerol synthase transmembrane domain-containing protein, which yields MAAGRLRATILGFAGVAVVFAVLFSVAGVDALLARLAAADRPLVALVALVTLCWLAAWGVSLWVVLDALGVPASVPDALLIFAGAMFANNVTPFGQAGGEPITALLISRITDTEYETGLAAIASVDTLNFVPSITIAVVGVGYYVTETAFGTSQRLELALAAVVGLAVGVPALGYLAWTRRYRLETRVVGVVTTVARRVAGRLPRVPTPTAEGIERRIDGFFRAIERVADHPRRLALALALSAAGWLFQMLALWLAFRAIGTPIPLSVALFVVPIGAIAGVTPLPGGAGGIESVLVVLLVAAPLAGVTEPVALAAVVVFRGMVYWLPTIIGGVVAAVVGFRARAWSV from the coding sequence ATGGCCGCCGGCAGACTTCGAGCCACGATCCTCGGGTTCGCCGGGGTAGCCGTCGTCTTCGCGGTCCTGTTCTCGGTCGCGGGCGTCGACGCGCTCCTCGCCCGCCTCGCCGCCGCGGACCGCCCGCTCGTCGCGCTCGTCGCGCTCGTCACCCTCTGCTGGCTCGCGGCGTGGGGCGTGTCGCTCTGGGTCGTCCTCGACGCGCTGGGGGTGCCGGCGTCGGTCCCCGACGCCCTCCTGATCTTCGCCGGCGCGATGTTCGCGAACAACGTCACGCCGTTCGGGCAGGCGGGCGGCGAACCCATCACCGCCCTGTTGATATCGCGGATCACCGACACCGAGTACGAGACGGGGTTGGCCGCCATCGCCAGCGTCGACACGCTGAACTTCGTCCCCTCGATCACGATCGCCGTCGTCGGCGTCGGCTACTACGTCACCGAGACGGCCTTCGGGACGAGCCAGCGACTCGAACTCGCCCTGGCCGCGGTGGTCGGCCTCGCCGTCGGCGTCCCCGCGCTTGGCTACCTCGCCTGGACCCGTCGCTACCGCCTCGAAACCCGGGTCGTCGGCGTCGTGACCACCGTCGCCCGACGGGTCGCCGGCCGTCTCCCGCGGGTCCCGACGCCGACCGCCGAGGGGATCGAGCGCCGCATCGACGGCTTCTTCCGCGCCATCGAGCGCGTCGCCGATCACCCCCGACGGCTGGCGCTCGCGCTCGCACTCTCGGCGGCCGGCTGGCTCTTCCAGATGCTCGCGCTGTGGCTCGCCTTTCGCGCCATCGGCACGCCGATTCCGCTGTCGGTCGCGCTCTTCGTCGTCCCCATCGGGGCCATCGCGGGCGTGACGCCCCTACCCGGCGGTGCCGGCGGCATCGAGAGCGTCCTCGTCGTCCTGCTCGTCGCCGCGCCCCTCGCCGGCGTCACCGAGCCCGTCGCCCTCGCCGCCGTCGTCGTCTTCCGCGGCATGGTGTACTGGCTCCCGACGATCATCGGGGGCGTCGTCGCCGCCGTCGTCGGCTTCCGGGCGCGCGCCTGGAGCGTCTGA
- the thiL gene encoding thiamine-phosphate kinase, which yields MDERSALGVVAERVEGAGDDAAVIDGLVVTTDMLHDRTDFPAGTTRYTAGWRVLGASLSDVAAMGGRPVAGVAAYGAPAFDRDAIRSFVEGAVDVCELVDARYVGGDLDDHDEFTVAGTVVGRVDDPVYRDGAAPGEAVCVTGTLGRSGAALRAFERGDAERGNDLFRFEPRVAAGRELAGVATAMMDSSDGLARSLHQLAAASDCGFSVEWDRLPVDRVVDAVAVDAADRRDLAAFFGEDFELVFTLPEAALRTVRTAVSTPITRIGTVTENTVVVDGDPLPDRGYTH from the coding sequence ATGGACGAACGGAGCGCGCTGGGGGTGGTCGCCGAGCGGGTCGAGGGGGCCGGCGACGACGCCGCGGTGATCGACGGGCTGGTCGTGACGACCGACATGCTCCACGACCGGACGGACTTCCCCGCGGGGACGACCCGGTACACGGCCGGCTGGCGGGTGCTCGGCGCGTCGCTGTCGGACGTGGCGGCGATGGGCGGCCGGCCGGTCGCCGGGGTCGCCGCCTACGGTGCCCCGGCGTTCGACCGGGACGCGATCCGGTCGTTCGTCGAGGGTGCCGTCGACGTCTGCGAACTGGTCGACGCGCGGTACGTCGGCGGCGACCTCGACGATCACGACGAGTTTACCGTCGCCGGGACGGTCGTGGGGCGGGTCGACGATCCGGTGTACCGGGACGGCGCGGCCCCCGGCGAGGCAGTCTGCGTGACGGGCACACTCGGACGGAGCGGGGCCGCGCTCCGTGCGTTCGAGCGCGGGGACGCCGAGCGCGGCAACGACCTCTTTCGGTTCGAACCGCGGGTGGCGGCGGGGCGCGAACTCGCGGGCGTCGCCACCGCGATGATGGACTCCTCGGACGGTCTCGCCCGGTCGCTCCACCAACTCGCAGCCGCGAGCGACTGTGGGTTCAGCGTCGAGTGGGATCGCCTCCCCGTCGACCGGGTCGTCGACGCCGTCGCCGTCGACGCCGCCGACCGACGGGACTTGGCGGCCTTCTTCGGCGAGGACTTCGAACTCGTGTTCACGCTGCCGGAAGCGGCACTACGGACGGTCAGGACGGCGGTGTCGACTCCGATCACTCGCATCGGGACCGTGACCGAGAACACAGTCGTCGTCGACGGCGACCCGCTGCCGGACCGGGGGTACACCCACTAA
- a CDS encoding site-2 protease family protein, which yields MDGADGPPSDALETVFYVRETEHDGDRIRYYGEPLVPKRSLIGELRGPFRRSGYRLDLETGREPYETAVVATPADGRIDGVPWLNLVLFVATVVSTLLVGAVAWYYIPPADIASNPLLALRAWPFTAAVLGVLTTHELGHYLLGRYHGVDVSLPYLIPFVVPFGTLGAVIRMRGRMPDRKTLFDIGVAGPLAGLVATVVVTAVGLSLEPMTVPASVVDASGQVIIFNDPPLLDLIATALGQPTEYADPTRTVHPVVIGGWVGMFFTVLNLLPVGQLDGGHMVRAMLGRRQETLASLVPLALFGLAAYLYYVRDLGFNESVGLWAVWGLFATVIAYNGPADPADETPLGWKRQALGLVTFGLGALCFLLVPIQLLG from the coding sequence ATGGACGGAGCCGACGGACCACCGTCCGACGCGCTCGAAACGGTGTTTTACGTCCGTGAAACCGAACACGACGGTGACCGCATCCGCTACTACGGCGAGCCACTGGTCCCCAAGCGTTCGCTCATCGGCGAACTTCGAGGGCCGTTTCGTCGGTCCGGTTACCGCCTCGACCTCGAAACGGGTCGCGAACCGTACGAGACGGCGGTCGTCGCGACGCCGGCCGACGGTCGCATCGACGGCGTTCCGTGGCTGAATCTCGTCCTGTTCGTCGCCACGGTGGTCTCGACGCTCCTCGTCGGCGCAGTCGCGTGGTACTACATCCCTCCGGCCGACATCGCGTCGAACCCCCTGCTCGCACTGCGGGCGTGGCCCTTTACCGCCGCCGTCCTCGGCGTGTTGACGACCCACGAACTCGGCCACTACCTCCTCGGCCGCTACCACGGAGTCGACGTCTCCTTACCCTACCTCATCCCCTTCGTCGTCCCCTTCGGGACGCTCGGGGCGGTCATCCGCATGCGCGGTCGGATGCCCGACCGCAAGACGCTGTTCGACATCGGGGTCGCCGGCCCACTCGCCGGGCTCGTCGCCACCGTCGTCGTGACGGCCGTCGGGCTCTCGCTGGAGCCGATGACCGTGCCCGCGAGCGTCGTCGACGCCTCGGGACAGGTCATCATCTTCAACGATCCACCCCTGCTCGATCTGATCGCGACGGCGCTCGGCCAGCCGACGGAGTACGCGGATCCAACCCGGACCGTCCACCCCGTCGTCATCGGCGGCTGGGTCGGGATGTTCTTCACCGTCCTCAACCTGCTCCCGGTCGGGCAACTCGACGGTGGACACATGGTTCGTGCGATGCTCGGCCGACGCCAAGAGACGCTCGCGTCGCTCGTCCCCCTCGCGCTGTTCGGCCTCGCGGCCTACCTCTACTACGTCCGGGACCTCGGGTTCAACGAATCAGTCGGCCTGTGGGCCGTCTGGGGGCTGTTCGCCACCGTCATCGCGTACAACGGGCCCGCGGACCCCGCGGACGAGACGCCCCTAGGCTGGAAGCGACAGGCGCTCGGCCTCGTCACCTTCGGCCTCGGCGCGCTCTGTTTCCTGCTGGTTCCGATCCAGTTGCTGGGTTAG
- a CDS encoding DUF7123 family protein, with product MSATAEPSTDADDSTPKEERLKEYLLSKAQDGEHYFKSKFIADEVDLSPKEIGALMVKLRDSASDLSVEKWSYTSATTWRIEPA from the coding sequence ATGAGCGCAACCGCAGAACCCTCCACCGACGCCGACGATAGCACGCCCAAAGAGGAGCGACTCAAGGAGTACCTGCTCTCGAAGGCCCAAGACGGCGAACACTACTTCAAGAGCAAGTTCATCGCCGACGAAGTCGACCTCTCGCCCAAGGAGATCGGCGCGCTGATGGTCAAGCTCCGCGACTCGGCGTCGGACCTCTCGGTCGAGAAGTGGTCGTACACGAGTGCGACCACCTGGCGTATCGAACCGGCCTGA
- a CDS encoding molybdopterin synthase, with product MKILNLVGPGAVDLADRLVARLDGRVATVEMLPETAAHDTDAAAAFGLSTDGSWIGAGDGRSLDDLIGSLTPAYDHALTIGFEEARLPTVALGDADPTGDVVATAPTADAADVDGILGAIDTLEPHVTLESLVARAKASPRADRAGAIATFTGRVRAKDAEDDDPTTHLEFEKYEGVAADRMAAIRTELEARDGVFEVLMHHRTGVIPDGEDIVFVVVLAGHRTEAFRTVEDGINRLKDEVPIFKKESTTDEEFWIHEQS from the coding sequence ATGAAGATACTCAACCTCGTCGGTCCGGGTGCCGTCGACCTTGCCGACCGACTCGTCGCTCGACTCGACGGCCGGGTCGCCACCGTGGAGATGCTCCCCGAAACCGCCGCCCACGACACCGACGCTGCCGCTGCCTTCGGGCTCTCGACCGACGGCTCGTGGATCGGGGCGGGCGACGGTCGGAGCCTCGACGACCTGATCGGCTCGCTGACTCCCGCGTACGACCACGCGCTCACGATCGGTTTCGAAGAAGCGCGACTCCCGACGGTCGCTCTCGGGGACGCCGACCCGACCGGCGACGTGGTCGCCACCGCCCCCACCGCCGACGCCGCCGACGTCGACGGAATTCTCGGGGCCATCGACACGCTCGAACCGCACGTGACGCTCGAATCCCTCGTCGCCCGTGCGAAGGCGTCGCCACGCGCCGACCGTGCCGGGGCCATCGCCACGTTCACCGGCCGCGTCCGGGCGAAAGACGCCGAGGACGACGATCCGACCACGCACCTGGAGTTCGAGAAGTACGAAGGGGTCGCCGCCGACCGCATGGCGGCGATTCGGACGGAACTCGAGGCCCGCGACGGAGTCTTCGAGGTGTTGATGCACCACCGAACCGGCGTCATTCCCGACGGCGAGGATATCGTCTTCGTGGTTGTCCTCGCGGGTCACCGCACCGAAGCGTTCCGTACCGTCGAGGACGGCATCAACCGCTTGAAAGACGAGGTGCCGATCTTCAAGAAGGAGTCCACGACCGACGAAGAGTTCTGGATTCACGAGCAGTCCTGA
- the pyrH gene encoding UMP kinase yields MRVVISIGGSVLAPDLDADRVAGHASAVERLVDEGCEVGAVVGGGGVARDYIGAARELGANEVQLDQIGIDVTRINARLLIAALSGLSAPSPAHDYEAAGEALRRGDVPVMGGVMPGQTTDAVAAALAEYVDADLLVYATSVDGVFSADPNGDGDAEQYDCLTGAELVDLITPMSRGAGASAPVDLLAAKLIERSEMRTVVLDGTDPGRIAPAVLRGDHSGTDVVPAGCDDAGPWDR; encoded by the coding sequence ATGCGAGTCGTGATCTCTATCGGCGGGAGCGTCCTCGCGCCGGACCTCGACGCCGACCGCGTCGCGGGCCACGCGTCGGCAGTCGAGCGCCTCGTCGACGAAGGGTGCGAGGTCGGCGCGGTGGTCGGTGGCGGTGGCGTCGCGCGTGACTACATCGGTGCGGCGCGCGAACTCGGCGCGAACGAGGTACAGTTGGACCAGATCGGAATCGACGTGACGCGGATCAACGCACGCCTGCTGATCGCGGCGCTCTCCGGCCTGTCGGCGCCGTCGCCGGCCCACGACTACGAGGCGGCTGGCGAGGCGTTGCGCCGGGGCGACGTGCCGGTGATGGGTGGCGTCATGCCCGGACAGACCACCGACGCCGTCGCCGCGGCCTTGGCCGAGTACGTCGACGCCGACCTGTTGGTGTACGCCACGAGCGTCGACGGTGTGTTCAGCGCCGACCCGAACGGCGACGGGGACGCGGAGCAGTACGACTGCCTCACCGGGGCCGAACTGGTCGATCTGATCACCCCAATGAGCCGGGGCGCAGGGGCCTCCGCGCCCGTGGATCTGCTCGCGGCGAAACTCATCGAGCGCTCGGAGATGCGGACGGTCGTCCTCGACGGCACCGATCCCGGCCGCATCGCGCCGGCCGTCCTCCGTGGCGACCACTCCGGCACCGACGTCGTCCCGGCCGGCTGCGACGACGCGGGCCCCTGGGACCGATGA